The following proteins are encoded in a genomic region of Synechococcus sp. ROS8604:
- a CDS encoding HIT domain-containing protein: MEPARSSSYDRLAAYINQRMRMSHIYQPLMLMELLGRSSPAPAEDIARRILGEDSSQIDYYTERVKRMVGRVLTSNGITSHAGGVYSLIGADDLSEIERDALLQLCREKLDAFRLKRGDEVFAHRSRHRTAISGSIRYRVFTRAKGRCECCGAHEHQAALEVDHIIPKNHGGSDDISNFQALCFRCNAGKRDSDSTDFRGVLQSYDHRQEGCLFCELQNSDRGLLRNELAFCIADAYPVTKGHSLVIPCRHVADGMELHQPEWNAVTALLKQRRQDLEMADASISGFNIGLNSGDSAGQTVMHAHWHLIPRRKGDVADPRGGVRGVIAHRMRY, from the coding sequence ATGGAGCCTGCACGATCCAGTTCGTACGACCGCCTTGCCGCGTACATCAACCAGCGGATGCGGATGTCGCACATCTATCAGCCGCTGATGCTGATGGAGCTGCTCGGAAGAAGCAGCCCTGCACCTGCAGAAGACATCGCCCGGCGGATCCTTGGCGAGGACAGCTCCCAGATCGATTACTACACCGAACGTGTGAAACGGATGGTGGGACGGGTGCTGACCTCCAACGGCATCACGTCTCATGCCGGAGGCGTCTACAGCCTGATCGGCGCGGACGACCTCAGCGAGATCGAGCGGGATGCACTGCTTCAGCTCTGCCGGGAGAAGCTCGATGCCTTCCGCCTGAAGCGCGGTGACGAGGTTTTCGCCCATCGTTCACGCCATCGCACGGCCATCAGCGGATCGATCCGCTATCGGGTGTTCACCCGCGCCAAGGGCCGCTGTGAATGCTGCGGGGCCCATGAGCACCAAGCGGCGCTGGAGGTTGATCACATCATCCCGAAGAATCATGGTGGTTCTGATGACATCTCCAACTTCCAGGCACTCTGTTTCCGTTGCAACGCCGGCAAGCGGGACAGCGACAGCACCGACTTCCGCGGGGTGCTGCAGAGCTATGACCACAGGCAGGAGGGATGCCTTTTCTGTGAACTGCAGAATTCAGATCGGGGGCTGCTGAGGAACGAACTGGCGTTCTGCATCGCCGATGCCTATCCCGTCACCAAAGGCCACAGCCTGGTGATCCCCTGCCGGCATGTGGCGGATGGAATGGAGCTTCATCAGCCCGAGTGGAATGCCGTCACTGCACTCCTGAAGCAGAGAAGGCAGGATCTTGAGATGGCGGATGCCTCCATCAGCGGTTTCAATATCGGCCTGAACAGTGGTGACTCGGCCGGGCAGACGGTGATGCATGCCCACTGGCATCTGATCCCAAGGCGCAAGGGTGACGTGGCTGATCCGCGGGGTGGTGTGAGAGGTGTGATCGCGCACAGGATGAGGTATTGA
- a CDS encoding DUF2075 domain-containing protein: protein MIIYLATREEFLKHVREQRIEEEVRERFIAITGHKVAASEFRAWKNSLQCVGNVLQFEEIPSELGVAIEYRIHNAAKRIDLLLSGCDAVGEPAAVIVELKQWESVQSTELDGVVRTFIGKGPRETTYPSYQAMSYGQLLRGFNTAVVEHKIALQPCAYLHNCTDGSGITDARYRPYLDQAPVFLRHDNAAMAAFLQRCLQVGDRGRTIERIRDGKAKPSRQLADSVERMLKGNAEFVLIDEQKVVYEKALGLARRLREGRHCVLLVQGGPGTGKSVVAVNLLARLLGMGLNARYVSKNAAPRAEYRAKLTGSLQKGEYDNLFCGSACFVGCPEGFYDALIVDESYRLMTKTIYDKEGENQVKEIIHASKLAVFFLDEDQRVTFDDIGSTAEIEKWSQFHEAELHRDVLPSQFRCSGSDGYLAWLDSTLGIRATANEQLDPAASYDFRVFDDPVELHEAIRKANHVNQARMVAGYCWNWDSKKYSSAWDITIEPWGYRARWNLSKDGSVWIMKAGTVEEVGCIHTCQGLELETIGVIIGPDLAYRDGQVVTVPSARARTDQSLKGYKVGLKRDPQAIRIKADAIIRNTYRTLMSRGTKACWVFACDPELSAWLKQISEKTTDL from the coding sequence GTGATCATTTATCTCGCAACTCGAGAAGAGTTCCTGAAACACGTGCGCGAGCAGCGCATTGAGGAGGAGGTGCGAGAGCGCTTCATAGCGATTACAGGCCACAAAGTCGCCGCAAGCGAGTTTCGAGCTTGGAAGAATTCACTTCAGTGCGTTGGAAACGTATTGCAGTTCGAAGAGATCCCCTCAGAGCTAGGTGTGGCGATCGAATACCGCATTCACAACGCTGCGAAGCGCATCGACCTGCTGCTTTCAGGCTGTGATGCTGTTGGCGAACCAGCTGCGGTGATCGTTGAGCTGAAGCAGTGGGAATCAGTCCAGTCCACTGAGCTGGATGGGGTGGTACGAACCTTCATCGGGAAGGGGCCACGCGAGACCACTTATCCTTCGTACCAGGCCATGAGCTACGGGCAGCTCCTGCGTGGGTTCAATACAGCGGTGGTTGAGCACAAGATTGCTCTGCAACCCTGCGCCTACCTCCACAACTGCACAGATGGCAGCGGCATCACCGATGCCCGCTATCGCCCGTACCTCGATCAGGCACCAGTGTTTCTCCGCCACGACAACGCAGCCATGGCGGCCTTCTTGCAGCGCTGTCTGCAGGTTGGCGATCGGGGTCGCACGATCGAGAGGATCCGCGATGGCAAGGCCAAGCCCAGCCGTCAGCTTGCGGACTCTGTTGAGCGAATGTTGAAGGGCAATGCCGAGTTCGTGCTGATTGACGAACAGAAGGTGGTGTACGAAAAGGCGCTAGGCCTTGCACGACGGCTACGAGAAGGGAGGCACTGTGTGCTGCTGGTGCAGGGCGGGCCTGGAACGGGGAAATCGGTGGTGGCGGTGAACTTGCTGGCTCGGTTGCTGGGCATGGGCCTCAATGCCCGCTATGTGAGCAAGAACGCAGCGCCGCGGGCTGAATATCGCGCCAAGCTCACCGGTTCTCTCCAGAAAGGGGAATACGACAACCTCTTCTGTGGTTCGGCCTGTTTTGTTGGATGTCCGGAGGGCTTTTATGACGCCCTGATCGTGGATGAAAGCTACCGGCTGATGACCAAGACCATCTACGACAAGGAGGGAGAGAACCAAGTCAAGGAGATCATCCACGCCAGCAAGCTGGCGGTGTTTTTCCTTGATGAAGACCAGCGCGTCACCTTCGACGACATTGGGAGTACGGCCGAGATCGAAAAGTGGAGCCAATTCCACGAGGCCGAGTTACATCGTGACGTGCTGCCGTCGCAGTTCCGTTGCAGCGGCTCTGACGGCTACCTGGCCTGGCTGGATTCCACCCTCGGGATACGGGCCACGGCCAATGAGCAGTTGGACCCAGCCGCCAGCTACGACTTCAGGGTTTTTGATGATCCAGTTGAGCTGCATGAGGCGATTCGCAAGGCCAATCACGTCAACCAGGCACGGATGGTGGCGGGCTATTGCTGGAACTGGGATTCAAAAAAATATTCCAGCGCCTGGGACATCACGATCGAGCCCTGGGGCTACCGGGCCCGCTGGAACCTGAGCAAGGACGGCAGTGTGTGGATCATGAAGGCAGGCACTGTGGAGGAGGTTGGCTGCATCCATACCTGCCAGGGCCTGGAGCTGGAGACGATCGGTGTGATCATCGGGCCGGATCTTGCCTACAGGGATGGCCAGGTTGTGACGGTTCCTTCGGCCCGGGCGCGCACGGATCAGTCGTTGAAGGGATACAAGGTGGGCCTGAAACGGGACCCCCAGGCGATCCGCATAAAGGCAGACGCGATCATCCGCAACACATACCGAACGTTGATGAGCCGAGGGACAAAAGCCTGCTGGGTTTTTGCGTGTGACCCTGAACTAAGTGCCTGGCTCAAGCAGATCTCAGAGAAGACCACTGATCTCTGA